In one Candidatus Nomurabacteria bacterium genomic region, the following are encoded:
- the cysQ gene encoding 3'(2'),5'-bisphosphate nucleotidase CysQ translates to MADLLDEVIDLAKVAGDAIMEVYESDDFDVEIKDDSSPLTRADKAAHDVIVKGLAKISDYDIVSEEGEGRNPATEAYWLVDPLDGTKEFVKRNGEFTVNIALIKDKRPVLGVVYAPVLDVYYCGDVLANRAIKIEKGEQKEIHATPAAGLPTIVVSRSHKDEQTQKLLDSIGECNEVAMGSSLKLCLVAEGAASLYPRLGPTSLWDTAAADAVVVAAGGAVKDLAGEMLRYDPREDILNPYFVVESADNRIDWKVCL, encoded by the coding sequence ATGGCTGATTTGTTGGACGAGGTTATTGATTTGGCTAAGGTTGCTGGCGATGCAATCATGGAAGTATATGAGTCGGATGATTTTGATGTTGAGATCAAAGACGACAGCTCGCCCCTGACACGCGCCGACAAAGCCGCGCACGATGTCATAGTAAAAGGCCTAGCGAAAATTAGCGACTACGATATTGTTTCGGAGGAGGGCGAGGGCCGTAATCCTGCAACAGAGGCATACTGGCTAGTTGACCCGCTCGACGGCACCAAAGAGTTTGTGAAGCGCAACGGTGAGTTTACGGTAAATATAGCCTTGATAAAAGACAAAAGGCCGGTGCTCGGTGTGGTGTATGCACCTGTGCTCGATGTTTATTATTGTGGAGACGTGCTGGCAAATCGAGCGATCAAAATCGAAAAAGGCGAACAAAAAGAGATCCATGCGACCCCTGCCGCAGGTTTGCCGACTATTGTCGTGAGTCGTTCACACAAAGATGAGCAAACACAAAAGTTGCTTGATTCAATTGGCGAATGTAACGAAGTGGCTATGGGGTCTTCGCTCAAGCTTTGTTTGGTTGCCGAGGGAGCTGCTTCGCTATATCCTCGCCTTGGTCCAACGAGTTTGTGGGATACTGCTGCAGCTGATGCTGTAGTTGTGGCTGCAGGTGGAGCGGTAAAAGATCTTGCGGGTGAAATGCTACGCTACGATCCGCGAGAAGACATATTGAATCCGTATTTTGTGGTTGAGTCTGCGGATAATAGAATTGACTGGAAGGTTTGCTTGTAG
- a CDS encoding DUF2061 domain-containing protein, translated as MHSKKRHLAKAVSWRVIGSIDTMILGWVFSGNPLIGLKIGLTETVTKIGLYYLHERAWFKFNRDRLHWLRLRSSRRRHLAKTVTWRVVGTIDTMILAWIISGDPLVGLKVGGTEIVTKMTLYYFHEELWHRSKFGLLPKKPDEIEEIFN; from the coding sequence ATGCATTCAAAAAAGCGCCACCTTGCGAAAGCAGTGTCGTGGAGGGTTATTGGTTCAATCGACACGATGATTTTGGGTTGGGTATTTTCGGGAAATCCGCTCATTGGTCTAAAGATCGGTCTGACGGAAACAGTCACAAAAATTGGCCTGTATTACCTGCATGAACGAGCTTGGTTTAAGTTTAACCGAGATCGACTGCACTGGTTGCGTCTACGTTCAAGTCGACGACGCCATTTGGCAAAGACGGTGACGTGGCGCGTTGTCGGTACTATAGATACGATGATATTGGCGTGGATTATATCGGGCGATCCGCTTGTGGGGCTTAAGGTTGGCGGTACAGAAATCGTCACCAAAATGACACTGTACTATTTTCATGAAGAACTGTGGCATCGCAGCAAGTTTGGCCTACTGCCGAAGAAACCAGACGAAATCGAAGAAATTTTTAACTAG
- a CDS encoding glycosyltransferase family 2 protein — translation MKVFVQIPCLNEEATLPLVLKDIPTKIDNVDSIEILIVDDGSSDKTVDVAKAHGVKHFVHHTRNMGLARSFRDGIDYALKHGADIVVNTDGDNQYPQTRIADLVQPIIAGEADIVIGDRQTAKIAHFSPFKKLMQRVGSEVVNYAAGTNLPDAASGFRAYSRNSLIKLNIVTKFSYCMETIIQAGNKRLKIASVKIETNEKTRESRLFKNIWHHMAQSGKAIIRSYIMYRPHVVFMTLGIVLLVLGAVPFVRFIIFALQGDGDGHLQSLIFGSATLVGSLLSFALVVIADLLRINRTLLEDQLERMKETQYRK, via the coding sequence ATGAAAGTATTCGTACAAATCCCTTGCCTCAACGAAGAGGCCACCCTTCCGCTAGTTCTCAAAGACATCCCAACCAAAATCGACAATGTTGATTCTATTGAAATTCTGATCGTAGACGACGGCTCAAGCGACAAAACCGTCGATGTTGCAAAAGCACACGGCGTCAAACACTTCGTACACCATACGCGCAACATGGGTTTGGCTCGTAGCTTCCGCGACGGTATAGACTACGCACTCAAGCACGGCGCCGACATCGTAGTAAACACCGATGGCGACAACCAATATCCACAAACTCGTATAGCCGACCTGGTGCAGCCGATTATTGCTGGCGAGGCAGACATCGTTATAGGTGATCGCCAAACGGCCAAGATTGCTCATTTTTCGCCTTTCAAAAAGCTGATGCAACGCGTGGGTAGTGAGGTCGTCAACTACGCAGCAGGTACCAACCTACCCGACGCCGCCAGTGGCTTCCGCGCTTACTCCCGTAACTCTTTGATCAAGCTCAACATCGTCACGAAATTCAGCTACTGTATGGAAACAATCATCCAGGCCGGCAACAAACGACTCAAGATCGCCAGTGTCAAAATCGAAACCAACGAAAAAACCCGTGAATCGCGCCTGTTTAAAAACATCTGGCACCACATGGCTCAGTCTGGCAAAGCAATCATCCGTAGCTACATCATGTACCGACCTCATGTAGTGTTTATGACACTTGGTATTGTACTGCTTGTTTTAGGAGCTGTTCCGTTTGTACGTTTTATCATTTTCGCCCTCCAGGGTGACGGCGATGGCCACCTCCAGTCACTCATTTTTGGTAGCGCTACACTTGTCGGCTCATTGCTATCGTTCGCACTTGTAGTTATCGCTGACTTACTGCGCATTAATCGAACCTTGCTCGAAGACCAACTAGAGCGCATGAAAGAAACACAGTACAGAAAATAG
- a CDS encoding UDP-glucose/GDP-mannose dehydrogenase family protein gives MEKQDEITILGAGYVGLTSAVLFAHAGYKVHLIEPNPKRLEVIKSGRSFFFEQGIDKLIKLAIDNGSLLPTDNYAECVPTSDIVFSCVGTPDNPDGSSNLTYVFAAAEETAKHAKLGTVYVQKSTVPVGTGQRVIEQFAKAGADIAYVSNPEFLREGTAVEDTLYFDRVVVGGDNSEATEKVLDIYHALESHRDNIATVAGVTANSQQGAYITTTLSSAELIKVTANAFLALKISFANSIAKLADAADADINEVMDAVGADKRIGRAFLNAGRGYGGGCFPKDVSGLISSGLSHGIDLDIMSAVQSTNASMPGYIVEKLKDVLGGSLAGKKVTVLGLAFKSGTSDVRKSPGVALANTLAAQQAIVTAYDPEANEEAEEELVRSISLVDSAENAVANVDAVIVATDWPQFVNTPVAEFVNGATVFVDAMNRFSSADVKAAGLTYIGVGRS, from the coding sequence ATGGAAAAACAAGATGAAATAACCATTCTAGGAGCAGGTTACGTCGGCTTAACCTCCGCAGTCCTATTTGCGCACGCCGGCTACAAAGTACACCTCATAGAACCAAACCCAAAACGACTCGAGGTCATAAAATCTGGCCGTTCGTTCTTTTTTGAGCAAGGAATCGACAAATTAATCAAACTAGCCATCGACAACGGTTCACTACTACCTACAGACAACTACGCCGAATGCGTACCCACAAGTGATATCGTGTTTTCTTGCGTCGGCACACCAGACAACCCCGACGGTAGCTCAAACCTTACGTATGTATTTGCAGCGGCAGAAGAAACCGCCAAGCATGCCAAACTAGGTACTGTCTACGTGCAAAAAAGTACCGTTCCCGTAGGTACTGGCCAACGAGTCATAGAGCAATTCGCCAAGGCCGGTGCCGACATAGCGTACGTGTCAAATCCTGAATTCCTACGCGAAGGTACGGCCGTAGAAGACACCCTCTATTTTGACAGAGTGGTCGTAGGCGGAGACAATTCCGAAGCTACCGAAAAAGTACTCGACATCTACCACGCGCTTGAATCACATCGCGACAACATTGCCACTGTAGCTGGTGTTACCGCAAACAGTCAGCAAGGTGCTTATATCACTACGACTCTCAGCAGCGCCGAGTTAATCAAAGTTACAGCAAATGCCTTTCTAGCACTCAAGATTTCATTCGCAAATTCCATAGCCAAACTCGCAGACGCAGCCGATGCCGACATCAACGAAGTTATGGACGCCGTCGGTGCCGACAAGCGCATTGGCCGAGCCTTTCTAAACGCTGGTCGCGGTTACGGAGGAGGCTGCTTCCCCAAAGATGTCAGTGGCTTAATTTCTAGTGGTCTTTCACACGGTATCGACCTCGACATCATGAGCGCCGTCCAGTCAACAAACGCTTCCATGCCCGGCTATATCGTCGAAAAGCTCAAAGACGTTCTTGGTGGCAGCTTAGCTGGCAAAAAAGTAACCGTGCTCGGACTCGCGTTTAAATCCGGTACGAGCGATGTGCGCAAATCACCTGGCGTCGCCCTAGCAAACACCCTCGCCGCTCAGCAAGCTATCGTAACTGCATACGATCCCGAGGCAAACGAAGAGGCCGAAGAAGAACTCGTACGCTCAATTTCACTCGTCGACTCAGCCGAAAATGCTGTCGCAAACGTAGACGCCGTCATCGTGGCTACCGATTGGCCACAGTTCGTCAATACGCCCGTAGCAGAGTTCGTCAATGGCGCCACCGTGTTCGTCGATGCCATGAATCGCTTTTCGTCTGCAGATGTCAAAGCTGCCGGTCTTACTTATATCGGCGTCGGCCGATCGTAA
- the rfbA gene encoding glucose-1-phosphate thymidylyltransferase RfbA: MRGIILAGGSGTRLWPITKGISKQLMPIYDKPMVYYPLTTLMSAGIRDILIITTPEDQASFQNLLGDGSQWGINLQYAIQPSPDGLAQAFIIGEEFIGTDKVAMVLGDNIFHGHRLSESLKKCTDPDGGVVFAYQVSDPERYGVVEFDEDNKAISIEEKPTQPKSDYAVVGLYFYDNDVIEIAKNIQPSERGELEITSINDEYLKRGKLQVTTLNDGDVWLDTGTIDSMTDATDYVKVLQKRTGQIIGSPEETAYHENYIAKEQLVGLSEPLKKSGYGNYLMSL, encoded by the coding sequence ATGCGAGGAATTATTTTAGCAGGTGGTTCAGGTACACGACTTTGGCCTATCACCAAAGGTATCAGCAAGCAATTAATGCCTATTTATGACAAACCGATGGTATATTATCCACTCACCACGCTCATGTCTGCCGGTATTCGCGACATTTTGATCATCACGACGCCCGAAGACCAAGCATCGTTTCAAAACCTGCTCGGCGACGGTTCACAGTGGGGCATCAACCTCCAGTACGCAATCCAACCCTCGCCGGACGGCCTTGCCCAAGCGTTTATCATCGGCGAAGAATTCATTGGTACCGACAAAGTTGCCATGGTACTCGGCGACAATATATTCCATGGTCATCGACTAAGTGAGTCTCTAAAAAAGTGCACCGATCCTGACGGCGGTGTTGTGTTTGCCTACCAAGTCTCCGACCCTGAACGCTATGGCGTGGTCGAATTCGACGAAGACAACAAGGCTATTTCAATCGAGGAAAAACCAACTCAGCCGAAGTCTGACTACGCCGTTGTGGGCCTCTATTTCTACGACAACGACGTCATAGAAATCGCCAAAAACATCCAACCAAGCGAGCGTGGCGAACTAGAAATCACCAGTATCAATGACGAATACCTGAAGCGTGGCAAGCTCCAAGTCACCACACTAAACGACGGTGACGTCTGGCTAGACACGGGTACCATCGACAGCATGACCGACGCGACCGACTACGTGAAGGTGCTTCAAAAACGCACCGGTCAAATCATCGGCAGTCCCGAAGAAACTGCCTATCATGAAAATTACATTGCCAAAGAGCAACTTGTCGGACTTTCTGAGCCTCTAAAAAAATCTGGCTACGGTAATTACCTGATGTCTCTTTAA
- a CDS encoding sugar nucleotide-binding protein: MSELEFKKELKVTETPIKGLVVYDLILHGDNRGWFKENWQREKMLKLGLPDLKPVQNNFSFNDKRGVARGIHAEPWDKFISLGSGKIFGFWVDIREGSETYGKVFTTEVDPTKAVFVPRGVANGYQTLEDETVYSYLVNDHWSADAQYSNVSMFDETLGIDWPIPLSECEVSEKDKNHPSLKDATPIRPKKTLIVGAYGQLGRALSAVFPDAEQVDRDTFDMSDPAIITGRRWRDYGTILNAAAYTAVDLAETPDGRKDSWLANATALTNLVKICNENDITLVHVSSDYVFDGTQDPHTENEALSPLSVYGQSKAAGDLIVSTTPRHYLLRTSWVIGDGKNFVLTMKSLAERDVKPSVVSDQIGRLTFTQDLAAAISHLLTSNASYGTYNLSNEGEPASWADIAKEVYEFVGKSGNDITPVTTEEYYAGKEGVAPRPLQSTLDLGKIKAAGFTPREWKQALREYLEKQ, translated from the coding sequence ATGTCAGAACTCGAATTTAAAAAAGAACTAAAAGTAACAGAAACGCCCATCAAAGGGCTCGTCGTCTACGACCTCATACTCCACGGCGACAACCGTGGCTGGTTCAAAGAAAATTGGCAACGCGAAAAGATGCTCAAACTTGGCCTGCCCGACCTAAAACCAGTACAAAACAATTTCTCGTTCAACGACAAGCGCGGTGTTGCTCGTGGCATCCATGCCGAACCGTGGGATAAATTTATTTCACTCGGGTCAGGCAAAATCTTTGGCTTCTGGGTAGACATTCGCGAGGGCAGCGAAACCTACGGCAAAGTCTTTACAACCGAAGTAGACCCAACCAAAGCCGTCTTCGTACCCCGTGGCGTTGCTAATGGCTATCAAACTCTCGAAGACGAAACCGTCTATAGCTACCTAGTAAACGACCATTGGTCGGCAGATGCACAATATTCAAATGTCAGCATGTTTGACGAGACACTAGGTATCGACTGGCCAATTCCGCTCAGTGAATGCGAGGTATCCGAAAAAGACAAAAACCACCCGTCACTCAAAGATGCCACACCTATCAGACCAAAAAAGACCCTGATTGTCGGCGCCTACGGTCAACTCGGCCGAGCGCTTTCTGCAGTATTTCCTGACGCCGAGCAAGTTGACCGCGACACCTTTGACATGAGTGACCCTGCAATTATCACAGGTCGACGCTGGCGTGATTACGGGACTATTCTCAACGCTGCTGCTTATACAGCCGTTGACCTCGCCGAAACTCCAGACGGCCGCAAAGACTCATGGCTCGCAAATGCCACCGCGCTCACAAACTTAGTTAAAATCTGCAACGAAAACGACATTACGCTCGTCCACGTATCTAGCGACTATGTATTCGACGGCACACAAGACCCTCACACCGAAAACGAAGCGCTTTCACCGCTTAGTGTTTATGGGCAAAGCAAAGCGGCGGGTGATCTAATCGTCAGCACTACGCCACGACACTATCTACTACGTACCAGTTGGGTCATCGGCGACGGTAAAAACTTCGTACTCACCATGAAGTCTTTGGCTGAACGTGACGTAAAACCAAGCGTCGTTAGCGACCAAATCGGTCGCCTCACCTTCACGCAAGACCTCGCTGCAGCAATCTCTCATCTGCTTACTAGCAACGCCTCTTATGGCACATATAACTTGTCAAACGAAGGCGAGCCAGCCAGCTGGGCCGACATCGCCAAAGAGGTATATGAATTTGTCGGCAAATCGGGCAACGACATCACTCCAGTCACAACCGAGGAATATTACGCCGGCAAAGAAGGTGTCGCTCCTCGCCCCTTACAAAGTACGCTCGACCTTGGTAAAATAAAGGCCGCAGGCTTCACGCCACGCGAGTGGAAACAAGCGCTTAGGGAATATCTAGAAAAACAGTAG
- a CDS encoding endonuclease/exonuclease/phosphatase family protein has product MNSVYHLVVNYHGKIVGVKLKVVCLNLMHGGELFENVIDFLNKQEADIVLTQETYSCEDPTVERQYRTMQTMPQLLGYDYVHLAPTYRDFDRTNGRAQRGNGVFSKYPLTPKETVFFDGEYSEDYRDVPGQFQNCPRNLEHVVLHTPAGDVDLFNIQGVWDMDGDNYSEKRQHMAQTVIREIEGLKRVILGGDTNAKPYNQAIIEIDQHLKSVFGKDELITTFNMRRKDNPGYASAVVDMIFVSPSIQVVEKSCPDVDVSDHLPLVATLEI; this is encoded by the coding sequence ATGAATTCAGTATATCACCTAGTGGTCAACTACCATGGTAAGATCGTAGGTGTGAAATTGAAGGTAGTTTGTCTGAATTTGATGCACGGCGGCGAGCTGTTCGAAAATGTTATAGATTTTTTGAATAAACAGGAAGCGGATATCGTGCTGACGCAAGAAACGTACAGTTGCGAAGACCCAACGGTTGAGCGACAGTATCGTACGATGCAAACTATGCCACAGCTACTTGGTTATGACTATGTGCACCTTGCGCCGACATATCGGGACTTTGACAGGACTAACGGTAGGGCTCAACGGGGCAATGGTGTATTTTCAAAATACCCTCTAACGCCAAAAGAAACGGTGTTTTTTGACGGAGAATACTCCGAAGATTATCGCGACGTGCCCGGACAATTTCAAAACTGTCCGCGTAATTTGGAGCATGTCGTGCTACACACTCCAGCAGGTGATGTTGATTTATTTAACATCCAAGGCGTTTGGGATATGGACGGCGACAACTACAGCGAGAAGCGCCAACACATGGCGCAGACTGTCATAAGGGAGATTGAAGGTTTAAAAAGAGTGATATTGGGTGGAGATACCAATGCCAAGCCGTATAATCAAGCAATTATAGAGATTGATCAACACCTGAAGAGTGTGTTTGGTAAAGACGAGCTAATAACGACGTTTAATATGAGGCGTAAAGATAACCCAGGTTATGCATCGGCCGTGGTGGACATGATATTTGTCAGTCCTTCGATACAGGTGGTCGAAAAAAGCTGTCCGGACGTTGACGTGTCGGACCATTTACCACTAGTTGCTACGTTAGAGATTTGA
- the rfbB gene encoding dTDP-glucose 4,6-dehydratase, which yields MTKMLITGGAGFIGSNFVHYTLKNHPEYDVTVIDKLTYAGNPDNLKDVLEKINFITGDICDKELVDELVGNNDIVVHFAAESHNDNSLNDPWPFINTNIIGTFHILEAVRKHGKRLHHVSTDEVFGDLELDDPNRFTEETPYNPSSPYSASKASSDHLVRAWIRSFDILATISNCSNNYGPYQHIEKFIPRQITNILSDIKPKLYGTGEQVRDWIHVDDHNSAVHLILDKGKLGDTYIIGADNDHVNNKQVIELICELMGKGADWYEHVNDRPGHDMRYAMNSTKLRTELGWQPQYTDQGGMRDGLLATIDWYKQNDEWWKAEKAKVEAKYAQQGQ from the coding sequence ATGACAAAGATGCTTATCACCGGCGGCGCAGGGTTCATCGGGTCGAACTTCGTGCACTATACGCTCAAAAACCATCCCGAATACGATGTAACCGTCATCGACAAACTAACCTATGCCGGCAATCCGGATAACCTCAAGGATGTTCTTGAAAAAATCAATTTCATCACAGGTGACATCTGTGACAAGGAACTTGTAGACGAACTTGTCGGCAACAACGACATCGTCGTACACTTTGCCGCTGAATCGCACAACGACAATTCGCTCAACGACCCATGGCCATTTATCAATACCAACATCATTGGCACCTTCCATATACTCGAAGCGGTGCGCAAGCACGGCAAACGTCTTCACCACGTCAGCACCGACGAAGTCTTTGGCGACCTTGAGCTAGACGACCCAAATCGCTTCACAGAAGAAACGCCATACAACCCATCTAGCCCATACTCTGCTAGCAAAGCTAGCTCCGACCACTTAGTCCGTGCATGGATTCGAAGTTTCGATATATTGGCAACTATCAGCAACTGTTCCAACAACTACGGACCATATCAACACATCGAAAAATTCATCCCGCGCCAAATCACCAATATCCTAAGCGACATCAAACCAAAACTATATGGCACGGGCGAACAAGTCCGCGACTGGATCCATGTTGACGACCATAACTCTGCTGTTCATCTAATTCTTGATAAAGGCAAACTCGGCGACACCTACATCATCGGTGCCGACAACGACCACGTAAACAACAAGCAAGTCATTGAACTAATATGCGAACTCATGGGTAAGGGTGCCGACTGGTACGAGCACGTCAACGACCGTCCGGGCCACGACATGCGCTACGCTATGAACAGTACCAAGCTTCGCACCGAACTCGGCTGGCAACCACAATACACCGACCAGGGCGGTATGCGCGACGGTCTACTCGCCACTATTGACTGGTACAAGCAAAACGACGAATGGTGGAAAGCCGAAAAAGCCAAAGTCGAAGCCAAATACGCTCAACAAGGGCAGTAA
- a CDS encoding NUDIX domain-containing protein, giving the protein MEMNFCRRCGASLQHVNNHVYKCTNDHILFANSSPATAIWLVNSKNEVLIVERAIKPGKGLLDAPGGFLDGDIETFEQAIEREVAEEIGINKNQYTDLTYLLSGVDQYEYGGEAIPVLTCMYWARIEDDVTLNPMDDVASASFMSFEDIDLNKVYFPSAVRGLKMLKELL; this is encoded by the coding sequence ATGGAAATGAACTTTTGCCGTCGTTGTGGTGCCTCACTTCAGCATGTTAATAATCACGTTTACAAATGTACGAACGACCATATCCTTTTCGCAAACTCATCTCCGGCAACCGCTATTTGGTTAGTTAATAGCAAAAATGAAGTCCTGATTGTCGAACGGGCAATCAAGCCTGGCAAGGGTCTGCTTGACGCACCCGGTGGCTTTCTCGACGGCGACATAGAAACATTCGAACAAGCCATTGAACGAGAAGTTGCCGAAGAAATCGGTATCAACAAAAACCAATATACCGACCTAACTTATCTACTGAGCGGTGTTGATCAATACGAATATGGCGGCGAGGCAATACCCGTTCTCACGTGTATGTATTGGGCTCGTATTGAAGATGACGTAACCTTGAATCCAATGGACGATGTCGCTTCGGCGTCCTTCATGTCATTTGAGGATATTGACTTAAATAAAGTCTATTTCCCCTCGGCAGTACGAGGCCTCAAGATGCTTAAAGAATTGTTGTAG
- a CDS encoding adenylyltransferase/cytidyltransferase family protein translates to MKVVIVSGFFNPLHGGHLDMVEAAALMGDKLIVIVNNDTQQIIKKGKIILNEQNRARLVGALRMVDDTVISIDEDPTVIKTLQMIAIQHPGDELIFANGGDRDSEKVIPETQVCKDYHIQMVMGVGGTEKSDSSTRINQANGHEK, encoded by the coding sequence ATGAAAGTAGTTATTGTTAGCGGATTTTTTAATCCTTTACACGGCGGTCATCTGGACATGGTAGAGGCTGCGGCACTTATGGGCGACAAACTCATCGTAATCGTGAACAACGATACGCAACAAATTATTAAAAAAGGGAAAATAATTCTAAACGAACAAAACAGAGCGCGGTTAGTAGGTGCACTGCGCATGGTTGACGACACAGTGATATCGATTGACGAAGACCCAACGGTCATAAAGACACTACAGATGATTGCCATTCAGCATCCTGGAGATGAGCTGATATTTGCAAACGGCGGCGATAGAGATTCAGAGAAGGTAATACCGGAAACGCAAGTATGCAAAGATTACCACATACAGATGGTCATGGGCGTAGGCGGCACGGAAAAATCAGACTCCTCTACGAGAATCAATCAAGCGAACGGTCACGAAAAGTAG
- a CDS encoding GNAT family N-acetyltransferase translates to MISVERLRAYTPEDAAGIGRLMPFLSESFLSTPIPEERLRAIIESDYHDQLVAREDTRRIVGAATLSLILGAGAGGKAHLEDFVTDPETKGVGSALWKEMGAWCVERDVELHFTSRSSRIAAQHFYLNRGAEIRDTNVFKKNFRED, encoded by the coding sequence ATGATTTCCGTTGAACGATTGCGAGCGTATACGCCAGAAGATGCCGCAGGCATTGGGCGATTAATGCCGTTTTTGAGCGAATCTTTTTTAAGCACCCCTATCCCCGAAGAACGCCTGCGTGCCATTATTGAGTCGGACTACCATGATCAGCTAGTGGCACGCGAAGATACCCGACGTATCGTTGGCGCTGCAACACTTAGCCTCATCTTGGGGGCGGGCGCTGGCGGCAAAGCGCACCTAGAAGATTTCGTCACCGATCCTGAAACTAAAGGTGTGGGAAGTGCGCTCTGGAAAGAAATGGGCGCATGGTGCGTCGAGCGAGACGTCGAACTGCACTTCACCTCACGTTCATCGCGCATAGCCGCGCAACACTTCTACCTTAACCGCGGCGCCGAAATCCGCGACACAAATGTGTTCAAAAAGAACTTTCGCGAAGATTAA